A genome region from Nocardioides cynanchi includes the following:
- a CDS encoding ATP-binding cassette domain-containing protein produces the protein MTDPSAGGAPDAHDVIRVRGARVNNLKDLDVDLPKRRLTVFTGVSGSGKSSLVFGTIAAESQRLINETYSAFVQGFMPTLARPDVDVLEGLTTAIIVDQERMGTDPRSTVGTATDANAMLRILFSRLGKPHIGSPQAFSFNVASVSGAGAVTFQKGGRTTKERRSFSVLGGMCPRCEGRGSVTDIDLTELYDDTRSLNDGPFTIPGYSMDGWYGRIFKGSGFFDPDKPIATYTKRELNDLLHKEPTKIQVDGINLTYEGLIPKLQRSMLSKDVDSLQPHVRAFVERAVTFATCPECEGTRLGPEARSSKIAGINIAEACALQITDLAAWVRGLDDTSVAPLLAALGETLDSFVEIGLGYLSLDRPAATLSGGEAQRTKMIRQLGSSLTDVTYVFDEPTVGLHPHDVQRMNDLLLRLRDKGNTVLVVEHKPELIAIADHVVDLGPLAGTAGGDVMFEGTVEGLRASDTVTGRHLDDRARLKGKVRTSTASLEIRGADTHNLKHVDVDLPLGILVVLTGVAGSGKSSLVQGSVAGRDGVVVVDQGAIRGSRRSNPATYTGLLDPIRKAFAKENGVKPALFSANSEGACPNCNGAGLVYTDLGVLATVAVTCEVCDGRRFDASVLEYRFGGKDISEVLAMPVEEATAFFGEGAGAVPAAHRILARLGDVGLGYVSLGQALTTLSGGERQRLKLATHLGQLGRDGAVFVLDEPTAGLHLADVEQLLALLDRLVDDGLSVVVIEHHQAVMAHADWIIDLGPGAGHDGGTVVFQGTPAELVASRATLTGEHLAAYVGS, from the coding sequence GCCCGGGTCAACAACCTCAAGGACCTCGACGTCGACCTCCCGAAGCGCCGGCTGACGGTGTTCACCGGCGTCTCGGGATCGGGCAAGAGCTCCTTGGTGTTCGGCACGATCGCAGCGGAGTCGCAGCGGCTGATCAACGAGACCTACAGCGCGTTCGTGCAGGGGTTCATGCCCACCCTGGCCCGGCCGGACGTCGACGTGCTCGAGGGGCTGACCACGGCGATCATCGTGGACCAGGAGCGGATGGGCACCGACCCACGCTCCACCGTCGGGACCGCCACCGACGCCAACGCCATGCTGCGGATCCTCTTCAGCCGGCTGGGCAAGCCCCACATCGGCTCGCCCCAGGCGTTCTCCTTCAACGTCGCCTCGGTCTCCGGGGCCGGGGCGGTGACCTTCCAGAAGGGCGGACGCACCACGAAGGAGCGACGCAGCTTCAGCGTCCTGGGCGGGATGTGCCCGCGTTGCGAGGGTCGGGGCTCGGTCACCGACATCGACCTCACCGAGCTCTACGACGACACCCGGTCGCTGAACGACGGCCCGTTCACGATCCCGGGCTACAGCATGGACGGCTGGTACGGCCGGATCTTCAAGGGCAGCGGCTTCTTCGACCCGGACAAGCCGATCGCGACATACACCAAGCGCGAGCTGAACGACCTGCTCCACAAAGAGCCGACCAAGATCCAGGTGGACGGCATCAACCTCACCTACGAGGGGCTGATCCCCAAGCTCCAGAGGTCGATGCTGTCCAAGGACGTGGACTCCCTCCAGCCGCACGTGCGCGCCTTCGTGGAGCGCGCCGTCACCTTCGCGACCTGCCCCGAGTGCGAGGGGACCCGGCTCGGCCCCGAGGCGCGTTCGTCGAAGATCGCGGGGATCAACATCGCCGAGGCCTGCGCGCTCCAGATCACCGACCTCGCCGCCTGGGTCCGCGGCCTGGACGATACGTCCGTGGCACCGCTCCTGGCGGCACTGGGGGAGACCCTGGACTCGTTCGTCGAGATCGGGCTGGGCTACCTCTCGCTGGACCGGCCGGCGGCCACCCTGTCCGGTGGCGAGGCGCAGCGGACCAAGATGATCCGCCAGCTCGGGTCGTCGCTGACCGATGTCACCTACGTGTTCGACGAGCCGACCGTCGGCCTGCACCCGCACGACGTACAACGCATGAACGACCTGCTGCTGCGGCTGCGCGACAAGGGCAACACCGTGCTCGTGGTGGAGCACAAGCCGGAGCTGATCGCGATCGCCGACCACGTCGTCGACCTCGGTCCGCTGGCCGGGACGGCGGGTGGTGACGTGATGTTCGAGGGCACCGTCGAGGGGCTCCGGGCCAGTGACACGGTCACCGGTCGGCACCTCGACGACCGGGCCCGGCTCAAGGGCAAGGTACGAACCTCGACGGCCTCCCTGGAGATCCGCGGCGCCGACACCCACAACCTCAAGCACGTCGACGTCGACCTACCCCTGGGGATCCTGGTGGTGCTGACCGGTGTCGCGGGCTCGGGGAAGAGCTCCCTGGTCCAGGGCTCGGTGGCGGGCCGCGACGGCGTGGTGGTCGTCGACCAGGGCGCGATCCGGGGCTCCCGCCGCAGCAACCCCGCGACCTACACGGGGCTGCTGGACCCGATCCGCAAGGCCTTCGCGAAGGAGAACGGCGTGAAGCCCGCGCTGTTCAGCGCCAACTCCGAGGGAGCCTGCCCCAACTGCAACGGCGCCGGGCTCGTGTACACCGACCTCGGCGTGCTGGCCACCGTCGCGGTCACCTGTGAGGTCTGCGACGGGAGGCGGTTCGACGCCTCCGTGCTGGAGTACCGCTTCGGTGGCAAGGACATCAGCGAGGTGCTGGCGATGCCGGTGGAGGAGGCCACGGCCTTCTTCGGGGAGGGTGCCGGTGCCGTGCCCGCCGCGCACCGGATCCTGGCCCGGCTGGGGGACGTCGGCTTGGGTTATGTCAGCCTGGGTCAGGCGCTGACCACCCTCTCGGGAGGGGAGCGGCAGCGCCTCAAACTGGCCACCCACCTCGGCCAGCTCGGGCGGGACGGCGCGGTCTTCGTGCTCGACGAGCCCACCGCGGGGCTGCACCTGGCCGACGTCGAGCAGCTGCTGGCGCTGCTGGACCGCCTCGTGGACGACGGCCTGTCGGTGGTCGTGATCGAGCACCACCAGGCCGTGATGGCCCACGCGGACTGGATCATCGACCTCGGCCCGGGTGCGGGTCACGACGGCGGGACCGTGGTCTTCCAGGGCACTCCTGCGGAGCTGGTCGCGTCGCGGGCCACCCTCACCGGCGAGCACCTCGCGGCCTACGTCGGGAGCTGA